The nucleotide sequence GCGGGGCACCCACGCCAGTGGGTCGGGTCGAGTCCGGGGCACCCTCGCGGGACACCCTCGCCGGTGAGTCGGGTCGGGTCGGGTCTTTGGCCCAGCCGGAACTCACCAGAAAGTCGGCCGCCGCCGGCTCCCGCTCGTCCCGCAGCGTAATTTTGAACGCCATCGGGACGTCGAACACAAAACTCAGCGCCCGGGCGACCACTTCCTCGGCCCGCGCCAGGGCCTCGTCGCGGGCGCGCCCGGCCGCCAGGTTCAGCAACGCCGCTACTGCTTCCTGATCCACACCCCCGCCGCCGGTCGCAACGTTTCTCCTGGCCGCCTCGAAAAGCGCCGCCCCGGACATCCGTTCCAGCGCCCGAGCCCGCAGCCCGCCCGGCAGACCCAGCAGGAAGGGTCCCTCGCGTTCCTGGGCCACGTTCAGGCAAATGGTGTATTCCTGGTCCAGCGTCAGCAGCGCGCCGCACCAGGGCGGATCATCGCCGTCGGCAAACGGCCCGCCCAGCGGCGCCGCGTCGTCGCCACCCGACCCGCTAACGCAGGTACCCCGGTCTTGTGGGTTTGGGTGGTACGGTTGTCCCATTGAGTCGCCGCCCGACCCGACCCGACCCACTGGCGTGGGTACTCCGCGTGGGTGCCCCGCGCGGGTACCCCGGTCCGGGCATGTCCCCAGCCGGTGTTCCCGGACCAGTCGCCGCCCGTCGCTGCAGACTGCGGTCACCCGGCAAAACCGAGCACCGGCCCGCACGTACCCGTCCTGGGCCGGCTCCCGGCACAGCAGCCAGCGCAGCGCCCGGACGATGGCGCTCTTGCCTTGGCCGGTCTCGCCCAGGACCACGTTCAGCCCCGGGGCGAGTTCAAGCTCGGTGTACACGTGCGACTGAAAATTCTCCAGCACCAGGTGCGTGAGGTGCGCCCCCCGCTCCCGCCGCTCCGCCCCGGCCTGCGCCAAGCACCGGGCGGCCTCCGCCGCCGCCCCGGGCGCGAATTCGCCGGCGCGCGCCACGTCCCGGAGCACTTCGGCCGGCTCAAGGTAAGTGCAGCTTTCCGGGCGCTCAAGCCGCCCGAAGGCGGCCTCCGCCCCTTCACGCCCCGCCGCCGCCGCGGCCAGCCCGGCGTCCAGCACTTCGTGGCCGGGCCGGGCCGTCTGCAGCGGGATCTTGGTGTGCACCGGGCGGGGACCGGAAAAGTCCAAAAGCAGCACCTGCGGCGTGCGCCGGACGTCGCCCGGCTGGACGGAGAGCCTGACCAGCGAACCCGGGTTGATGAACCAGCGGCCTTCCCATTCCACGTCCGGATAGCCGAAGTGGGCGTGGCTTCCCAGCGTGTAGTCGGCCTCGGTGTGGGGGGCGATCGTGCGCACCAGGGTGTGCGGCGTCCCCGGGAAGAAGGGTTTGTCCAGAAGCATCCCGTGGACCAGGTGGACGGCGTAGTCACAGTCTGATTTGGTCACGCAGTAGTCGCCCTGCTGGTCCACCCGGTCCATGTTGAAGTGAAAAGGGGTGCCCGTCAGTTGAACGCGCACCCCCCGCGACTCCAGGTGGACCCTCTCCCCCCGGCGCAGCACGTGCAGCGTCCCTACCGAGTCCAAGAGCCCGAGCATGGTGTGCTCGAGGGTGTCCGGGTTGCAGGCGAAGATGTCGTGGTTCCCCTGGACCACGTAGATGGGTACGCCCATCCCGATGAAGATCCGGATGAAGTCGCCGACCACCGCGAGTTCCGGCGACGGCTGGTCGAAGAAGTCCCCGCCGTGCAACAGCGCGTCGACCTCCAGGGCGCGCACGAGCCCAGCGACCTCCAGGAGTTTTGCGCGGACCGTGGCCGGAAAGTCGTCGCGGCGGTGAGGCGGGTTGTCACCGCGGATGTGGGTGTCCGTAAGGTATAGCAAGCGCATGGTCAGATCACGTCACAAGCATTTTGAATTCCATGTTCTATGCGCTACGACCAAATCCTGCCCCTCCAACCCCGTCCACCGTCCACCGTCCGCACCCGGGCGCTCACAGGTGGCTGACGACCAGGTCGCCGACCGCGTCGGTGCCGTAGCCCATTCGGCCGGCCGCCAGGCTCTTCAGGTGCTCGGCGCACACCTTCTGCACCGCCCGCTCGACGCGTGCGGCCGCCCTGGCCTCACCGAGTTGCTCCAGCATCATCGCCCCCGCGCACACCGCGGCGAGCGGGTTGATCACGTTCTGCCCGCTGTACTTGGGCGCCGACCCACCGATCGGCTCGAACATCGACACTCCCTCGGGGTTTAAGTTCCCCCCGGCGGCGATCCCCATGCCGCCCTGGATCATCGCCCCCAGGTCGGTGATGATGTCCCCGAACATGTTGTCGGTGACGATCACGTCGAACCATTCCGGGTTTTTCACCATCCACATGCAGATCGCGTCCACGTGGGCGTAGTCGCGCTCGATGTCCGGGTACTCCGCGCCCACCTCGTGGAACACCCGCTCCCACAGGTCGAACGCAAACGTCAGCACGTTGGTCTTGCCGCATAAGGTCACCTTGCGCCGCCCGCCCCGCTTGCGGCAATACTCGAACGCGAACCGGACACAGCGCTCCACCCCTTTCCGGGTGTTGATCGAGGTCTGGACGGCCACCTCGTCCGGGGTGCCCCGCTTCAAAAAGCCGCCGCTCCCGGCGTATAAGCCCTCGGTGTTCTCCCGCACCACCACGAAGTCGATGTCCGCCGGCCCTTTCCCGGCGATGGGCGTCTCCACCCCGGGGTAGAGCTTCACCGGCCGCAGGTTGACGTACTGGTCAAGTTCAAACCGCAGGCGGAGCAGAATGCCCTTCTCCAGAATGCCGGGCCGCACCTCGGGGTGCCCGATCGCCCCCAGGTAGACGGCGTCGTAGCGTTTGAGCTGCTCGACCGCGTCCGCGGGCAGCACCTCGCCGGTGCGCAGGTAGTACTCGCCCCCCCAGTCCAGCACCTTGGTGTCGAGCGCGAAGCCCTCCTGGCCGGCCACCGCCCCCAACACCTTCAACCCCTCGCGCACCTGCTCGGGGCCGGTGCCGTCCCCGGGAATCACCGCGATCTTGTACGTCTTTTGCATCTTTTTTGTTCGCCCCTCCTCGAGTTGCCCTCGCTCGTATTCCTGGCATCCTTCGCTATTCTTCATCTCCCACCATGGGGTGCGCCCTCGAACGCCAGGCTCCCTCAGGCAGGTTGGCACCCTATTGCTATTCTTCATCGGCTGACCACGCGGTCGATCCACACCTCGTTGTTCAGCAGGTTGGCACCCTACTGCTATTCTTCATCCCCGACCACGGCGTGCACCAGCGGCCCCGGGGCGGTCCGCTCCGCCGCCAGGACGTAGGCCTCCCGGACCAGGGCGGCCGCCTCAGCCTCGGCCCCGCCCCGCCCCGCGCCGTGCAGGGTAGCCAGCGCCTCGCCCGCCTCCACCCGCGACCCCACCTTGCGGTGCAAGACTACCCCGACCGCCGGGTCCACGCGCTCGTCCTTTTTCGTGCGCCCGGCTCCCAAGGCGAGCGCCGCCCGCCCCACCGCCCGGGCGTCGATTCCCGCCACCCAGCCGCCGCGCTCGGCCCGCACCTCCTGCCGCTTATGCGC is from Bacillota bacterium and encodes:
- a CDS encoding AAA family ATPase, whose translation is MRLLYLTDTHIRGDNPPHRRDDFPATVRAKLLEVAGLVRALEVDALLHGGDFFDQPSPELAVVGDFIRIFIGMGVPIYVVQGNHDIFACNPDTLEHTMLGLLDSVGTLHVLRRGERVHLESRGVRVQLTGTPFHFNMDRVDQQGDYCVTKSDCDYAVHLVHGMLLDKPFFPGTPHTLVRTIAPHTEADYTLGSHAHFGYPDVEWEGRWFINPGSLVRLSVQPGDVRRTPQVLLLDFSGPRPVHTKIPLQTARPGHEVLDAGLAAAAAGREGAEAAFGRLERPESCTYLEPAEVLRDVARAGEFAPGAAAEAARCLAQAGAERRERGAHLTHLVLENFQSHVYTELELAPGLNVVLGETGQGKSAIVRALRWLLCREPAQDGYVRAGARFCRVTAVCSDGRRLVREHRLGTCPDRGTRAGHPRGVPTPVGRVGSGGDSMGQPYHPNPQDRGTCVSGSGGDDAAPLGGPFADGDDPPWCGALLTLDQEYTICLNVAQEREGPFLLGLPGGLRARALERMSGAALFEAARRNVATGGGGVDQEAVAALLNLAAGRARDEALARAEEVVARALSFVFDVPMAFKITLRDEREPAAADFLVSSGWAKDPTRPDSPARVSREGAPDSTRPTGVGAPRGYPDWRGGPTWAPPGTPTDPLQGAPPGTPGDGWGTHRSGSADLNVHGGGVADVVSLALRVAFLEVARPMVPGPLVLDEPAQQVSHRFLSRVARLLKGFSDSFGRQLIVTTHNQPLSGTADAVFVLRMEAGTSTVHDRGSSIRASSWRARPPE
- a CDS encoding 3-isopropylmalate dehydrogenase, which codes for MQKTYKIAVIPGDGTGPEQVREGLKVLGAVAGQEGFALDTKVLDWGGEYYLRTGEVLPADAVEQLKRYDAVYLGAIGHPEVRPGILEKGILLRLRFELDQYVNLRPVKLYPGVETPIAGKGPADIDFVVVRENTEGLYAGSGGFLKRGTPDEVAVQTSINTRKGVERCVRFAFEYCRKRGGRRKVTLCGKTNVLTFAFDLWERVFHEVGAEYPDIERDYAHVDAICMWMVKNPEWFDVIVTDNMFGDIITDLGAMIQGGMGIAAGGNLNPEGVSMFEPIGGSAPKYSGQNVINPLAAVCAGAMMLEQLGEARAAARVERAVQKVCAEHLKSLAAGRMGYGTDAVGDLVVSHL